A window of Pullulanibacillus sp. KACC 23026 genomic DNA:
TTCTCGCTTGTTTCAATGGTCGAAACGACAGCTCGAGCTAATGCTTCCCCACCTTCCCCGCCTTTCTCCCAAACACGAGTCAATGCACACTTATACCCAGCTTTATTTGCCCAATTTTCAACAAGAGCCACCTCTTGATCCGTATCGTGGATGAAGTGATTAAGAGCAATGACAAATGGGAGACCGAACGACTGAACGGTTTCAATATGCTTTTCAGCGTTCTCCAGGCCACGTTTAAGCGACTCAAGGTTCTCTGTCTTTAATTCCTCTATTTTCAACCCGCCATGCATCTTTAAGGCGCGAATGGTCACGACAATCACAACAGCACTTGGGTGAATCTCTCCCGCCCGTGTTTTGATGTTGAGAAATTTCTCTGCCCCGAGATCCGCCCCAAAGCCTGCTTCAGTAACCACATAATCGCCAAGCTTAGCAGAAAGTTTGGTTGCGACCACACTATTACAGCCATGTGCAATATTGGCAAATGGTCCGCCATGAACAAAAGCCGGTGTATTCTCAAGCGTTTGAACAAGGTTAGGATGAATCGCTTCTTTTAATAATAAGGCAAGAGCCCCTTCAATTTGCAGGTCTTTAACCGTAACGGGCTGCTTATTCGCATTATAAGCAACGACCATTTGACTTAATCGTTCTTTAAGATCATCAATATTCCTTGCTAGGCACAAAATAGCCATAATCTCAGAAGCAACTGTAATATCGAAGCCGTCTTCACGGGGAACTCCATTGACTGGCCCACCTAAGCCGACCACAATATTCCGCAAAGCACGATCATTAAGATCAAGCACTCTTTTCCACACGATACGTCTCGTATCAATCTTAAGCTCATTTCCTTGATGCAGATGATTATCTAATACCGCCGCAACAAGATTATGAGCCGTTGTTATCGCATGAAAGTCACCTGTAAAATGAAGATTAATATCTTGCATAGGAACAATTTGCGAATAGCCTCCACCACATGCCCCGCCTTTTAAACCCATATTTGGTCCAAGCGAAGGCTCGCGTAAGGCAATAATCGCTTTTTTGCCAATTCGATTCAGAGCTTGTCCCAAACCGACCGTAACGGTAGATTTTCCTTCCCCGGCAGGAGTTGGATTAATGGACGTGACCAAAATCACCTTGCCATCCTGTTTATCCTTTAGCTTGTCTAACAGATCAGCCTTAACCTTCCCTTTATAACGTCCATAAGGCTCCCAGTCCTCTTCATTCAAGCCTAATTGAGCGGCGATATCAGTGATCGGAAGGAGTGTTGCTTGTTGTGCAATTTCAATGTCTGTCTTTACCATCGTTGTCCCCTCTTCCATCCTTTTCTTACTTCTCTATTTAAGTTATGTAACATGTTAATCGCCATTTAATGGTAACATTGATACTTAGAAGCGTCATTATTACTTTTGTCCTATTAGAGGACCCAGTTAGGTTGGCGATTGCGATCTGCTCTTCTCACTTGACTAACCTTATTTGAGCAGCTGTCAGGTGTCTACCGTTTTCAAACCTGAGGATAATCACAATATTCGACAAGTGTTCCTTCAGTGGAGGCTGGATTCAAATAGACAAGACGCCGGCCGCGTTTATTGGTACGATAAGTATGTTCCAAAAAACGGATGCCCTGTTCTTTTGCTAGGAGCATGGCTTCTTCTAAGTCATCTACGCGAAAAGCAATATGATGAACACCTTTACCCTTAAGTTTCAGAAATTGGGCCATGGGGGAACTGGGACCAGTTGGTTCCATTAATTCTATATGTAAGCCTCCTAGTTCAAGTGCTGCCACATGAACTTCTACACCAGGCTGATCGCTTGTATAACGGTCTAAAAGGGATGCCCCTAATAAATCGGTATACATATTAATAGCGTCGTCCAATCGGCGAACTGCGATTCCAATATGATCAAATACTTTATCTATCATCCAATCATCTCCCTTTGTCACCTTAAAGTTAACATGGTTTGGTGCTAATTGAAACCCAAAATCGACTTTAAGCTTTTCACCTATTTTTAAATGTTGTATTTTATAAAGAGGACTTTTGTTCTAATTTTATTGAACTCGTGCAGCCAGAAAGGAAATGTCAATGGTAGATATTTATATCGATGGAGCAAGCGCTGGAGACCCCGGTCCTTCAGGAATCGGCATCATGATTAAAGATCCGGATGGCCCTCCTCTTGAATACAGCTTGCCAATCGGCATTAAGAGTAATCACGAGGCCGAGTTTGAGGCGCTTATCCAAGCTCTTAAAATAGCTCAACAGAAAGGCTATCGTCTCTTATCTGTCAAAACGGATTCTCAGCTTGTTGATCGCTCTTTTAACAAACGCTATGTCAAAAATAAAGATTATTTGCCATTATTAGATCAAATCTTAACTCTTGAAACGCATTTTGATCATGTCTTTGTCAAATGGATTCCAAGCAGTCAAAACAAAAAAACAGATCAGCTAGCACGAATCGCCATCCAACAACAAAAAAAGCAGAAATGAGGGTTCCTTTGACATGAAAAAAATGTGGGTAGCGGATGTTGGCTTATTAGTTGTAGCCTTTATTTGGGGGACAACATTCGTCGTTGTTCAAGATGCAGTCGCTGTCATTCCTCCGCTTATCTTTAATGGATGGCGTTTCTTAACAGGAGCTCTAGTTCTCCTAAGCATTTATCTGTTTTTACCTGACAAAAGTAAAAAAGATATAAACTGGAAATTGATCCGAAATGGAATGCTTCTTGGTCTTATTTTATTCATTGGATACGGGACACAAACGCTCGGACTCTTGTATACAACGAGTTCGAAGGCAGCCTTTATAACCGGATTAAGTGTTATATTAGTACCTTTATTATCTTTTTTATTTCTGAAACAAGCACCTAAGAAAACCGCTTTAATTGGCGTTATTTTAGCGACAATAGGACTTTACCTTCTAACAATGGTCAATTCACTATCATTAAACCGCGGTGATTTATTAGCTCTCTTCTGCGCATTTGCTTTTGGACTTCATATTATAATGACGGCGAAAATAACAAATGAGTTTTCGAGCTTTCTTCTGACCATTGTACAGCTTCTGACCGTTTCATTATTAAGTTTTGTAAGCGGGAGTCTTTTAAACGGCCTGCCGGCAACCTTTGATATCACACCTTTTAAAAACGGGCAAGTGCTCTTCGCTTGCCTATTTACGGCCGTTTTTGCAACCGCCATTGCCTTTTTGTTTCAAACACGGCTGCAACGCTATACGTCACCGACACATGTTGGGCTCATTTTTATTATGGAGCCTGTCTTCGCTGCTCTGACTGCTTTAATATGGGCTCATGAATCATTAAAACCTGCCACTGAGATTGGCGGTTTATTGATTATTGCAGGAATGGTTCTTGCAGAATGGCCAGAGAAAACAAAAAAACGGCTTGTACAGTCGGGAAAAACCATACAAGAAAAGTGAGGGTTCATCATGACATACTCAACTTTAGAAGAACAGCAACTCGGGAAGCTTTGGGAGCTCTATTTGAGTTTCAGAGATTCAGGAGATGACCGAGGGGCTCGCCGACTTTTTAAATTATTGGAAAAGAAAGTTCGTAACTGGCAGGCTGCTTGCTTCTGCGGCCATTTCTCTGCCGGAAAATCCACATTACTTAATACCTTGCTCTCAGAAGATCTCTTACCAACTAGTCCTATTCCGACAAGCGGGAACCTTGTACGATTAGAACCTGGTGAAGAATCTGTTCGGGTCGTCTATAAAAATGGCGAATCGATAGTAATGGCCCCTCCCTATAACTTGGCACAGCTCAAAGAATGGGCAAAAAACACTGAAGAAATTGATGAAGTCCGCATTCATATGGGGAATACCTTTCCGTCCAATTGGATGCTATTTGACACACCTGGAATTGATGCGACCGACCGCGATCACCAAGCAGCAACAGAAGATGCTGTCTTTCTTGCCGATTCTGTGATCTATGTAGCGGATTACAACCACATTCAATCAGAAGCCAATTTTGAATTTCTTGATCGAGTGCAGCGTTTAGGCCGCCCCATCTATCTGATTGTCAACCAAATCGATAAACATCAAGAAAATGAAATTCCATTCATCGTCTACAAAAATCGGATAGAAAGTTCACTTAAAGAATGGGACATCCAAGTTGAGCGGGTCTTCTTTCTTTCTCTTAAAGATCTCAACCACCCAAATAATGATTGGGAATTATTTAAAGCCTTCATGACAGATCTGTCTCAAACGAAGTCTGCCCAAAGCCCCTTAGATTCAGTGATCGATGCCCTTATTCAAGACCATAAACAATGGTGGAAAGAGACCCATGAGGTAGAACTTCCTCATCCTATTGACGGCAGTCTCGAGGCTAAAGCACATGAACTTCAAGTCGAGGTCGATGCCATGAAAAAGCAAGCAGAACTCACTTCTATCAAAGATTGGCTCGATCAAGCGAAGCAGACTATTTCACGCACGATCGAATCGGCTGTACTTACCCCTTATGAAACTCGAGAACTAGCAAAAGCTTATCTAGAAGCGATTCAACCAGATTTTAAGGTCGGTTTTTTCTCATCAAAAGCAAAGATTCAAAAAGTGCGCGAAGAACGTCTGCAGGCCTTGCTAGAGGATCTTAAAAGCCGGATTCAAACGTTGAATTGGCAAACCGGCGATACCTTTTATAAAGTGGTCGAACCGCTCGCAGCTCAAAAAGATAAAGTCAAACAACTGAGTCAAGAACTTCACATTGACATTGATGAAGCTTTTATACAAAAGCACATCAATAACAGCGCTCATTTGACCGGGGCTTATATTCTTAAATTTGCAGATACATTAGCGAGTGCGATTCAAAAGAAAATGCGGCTTGCTGTTAAGGATCAGCTTGAAGCGCTTGAGCCCGAATTAGCTGAGGCTTATCAGACATCCAACAAAGACAAGGATCTACTATTACAAGAGAAGAATCAAGAACTCCTTATCTACAAAAAAGCGATTGATGCCGAGCGGCAAGAACGTTATCACTTTAACAAACTTGAATCTATATTAAATGAGTCCATTGTTCTAACGGAAGCGATGCACAGAGAGATCGAAGACGAGGTTGCCTCCCCGCCTGTTTTTAATGTCGATTCCAACAATTTTCAAGCAAAGGACTTACAAACATCACAAACGATTAAGGCTTC
This region includes:
- a CDS encoding formate--tetrahydrofolate ligase; protein product: MEEGTTMVKTDIEIAQQATLLPITDIAAQLGLNEEDWEPYGRYKGKVKADLLDKLKDKQDGKVILVTSINPTPAGEGKSTVTVGLGQALNRIGKKAIIALREPSLGPNMGLKGGACGGGYSQIVPMQDINLHFTGDFHAITTAHNLVAAVLDNHLHQGNELKIDTRRIVWKRVLDLNDRALRNIVVGLGGPVNGVPREDGFDITVASEIMAILCLARNIDDLKERLSQMVVAYNANKQPVTVKDLQIEGALALLLKEAIHPNLVQTLENTPAFVHGGPFANIAHGCNSVVATKLSAKLGDYVVTEAGFGADLGAEKFLNIKTRAGEIHPSAVVIVVTIRALKMHGGLKIEELKTENLESLKRGLENAEKHIETVQSFGLPFVIALNHFIHDTDQEVALVENWANKAGYKCALTRVWEKGGEGGEALARAVVSTIETSENQFKPLYKLNQEIEDKLATIATKVYGASGIELTPKAAKQLKEFKANGWNDFYICMAKTQYSLSDDPEKLGRPRDFTIQIRELRVSVGARFIVAITGTIMTMPGLPKQPAALNMDITKDGIVKGLF
- a CDS encoding VOC family protein — its product is MDKVFDHIGIAVRRLDDAINMYTDLLGASLLDRYTSDQPGVEVHVAALELGGLHIELMEPTGPSSPMAQFLKLKGKGVHHIAFRVDDLEEAMLLAKEQGIRFLEHTYRTNKRGRRLVYLNPASTEGTLVEYCDYPQV
- a CDS encoding ribonuclease HI family protein codes for the protein MVDIYIDGASAGDPGPSGIGIMIKDPDGPPLEYSLPIGIKSNHEAEFEALIQALKIAQQKGYRLLSVKTDSQLVDRSFNKRYVKNKDYLPLLDQILTLETHFDHVFVKWIPSSQNKKTDQLARIAIQQQKKQK
- a CDS encoding DMT family transporter; amino-acid sequence: MKKMWVADVGLLVVAFIWGTTFVVVQDAVAVIPPLIFNGWRFLTGALVLLSIYLFLPDKSKKDINWKLIRNGMLLGLILFIGYGTQTLGLLYTTSSKAAFITGLSVILVPLLSFLFLKQAPKKTALIGVILATIGLYLLTMVNSLSLNRGDLLALFCAFAFGLHIIMTAKITNEFSSFLLTIVQLLTVSLLSFVSGSLLNGLPATFDITPFKNGQVLFACLFTAVFATAIAFLFQTRLQRYTSPTHVGLIFIMEPVFAALTALIWAHESLKPATEIGGLLIIAGMVLAEWPEKTKKRLVQSGKTIQEK